The sequence below is a genomic window from Candidatus Methylomirabilota bacterium.
GAAGATGCCCCCCCTCGGTTGCGGCGGCACAGCCGCCGCTCGGAGCGCTGCCCGACGCGGCGCGCGCTCGGGGCGAGCCGCCGGGTTACTCCGACACGCGCCTGGCCGGCGGGCGGCTCCGTCGCCCGCATCTTCTTGACAAGGCCTCCCGACTCCTCCTACACTCGGCCGCGCGCCGGCACTCCGGAACGGTCCACGCCGACGCGACCCGAAAGGAGCGTCATGCCGGTGGCCAAGCGCTCGCGTCTCGCCGCCCCGCTCTGCGCTCTGCTGGCCGCCATCCTGGCCGGATGCGTGTCGACGCCGACCTGGGAAGCGAAGGATCTGGCGGCGGTGCTCGACGCGTACCGCAAGCAGAACGTGCTCCTGGAGGAGCGGCGGCAGGCCCGCGAGCGCCAGATGTTCCGCAAGCTGGCGGTGAGCAAGGGGCCGTCGCTGTTTGCGTCCACGGTGAGCGTCGACCTCGAGCGGGCTCCGCTGGAGCCCGTGGTGCGCCGGGTGCTGGACGACGGAGATCTGCCGTACTCGATCGAAGCCCCGCTGCCGGCGGCGCGGGTGACGGCCCGATTCGATGCCCTGCCGGTCCTCCCGGCCCTCAATCGGCTGCTCGAGCCCCACGGCCTGTCCGCGGCCGTCAAGGACTCGGTGCTGGTCATCGGTCCCGGGGGCCCGGGCGAAACCGCCGCCTCGGCCGCGCCGGCCCCCCCGGCGACCCCCGCGCCGCCGAGCCCGCCCGCGGCAGCCGCGCCTCCGGCCCCGCCGGGCGCGCCGATCCTCCCGGGCTTGCTCCCCGGACTCGCGCCGCCCGGGCTGGGAGCGCCCCGGCCGTGGACGGGCATCACGGTTCCGCTCCGGTACCTGGATACCGCGGCGGCCGCCGCGTTCCTGGATGGCCTGTACCCCTTGAGCCAGCCGGCCGGCACCCGCGTCATCACCTTCGGGCAGCAACCCTACACCAACGCCATCTCCCTGGTCGGCGGCATCGACGAGGTGGGCAAGGCCGCCCGGCTCCTCCGCCAAGCCGACCACGAGCCGGCTCACGTCGTGATCGAGGCGTTGGTTGTCGAGTTCGACGCCGACGCTCTGGAGCAGCTGGGCACGGATCTGCAGAACTTCGCCAGCGGAGAGATCAGCGCCCTCACGACGGCCATCGGCCTGGTCGGCCAGAAGGCCCTGACCTTCACCTACACCGCCGGCGCCGCCAACAGGCGCGCCTTCACCGCGCTCATCGACGTCATGGTCCAGCACGAGAAGGCCCGGCTCATCTCACGCCCGTTCCTGGCCACCCTCAGCGGGAAGAGCGCGGCCATCAACATCACGCGTGACCGCTACGTAATCGTCCAGTCGGCCCAGTTCGGCGCTACCGTCGTCACGCCCAACGGGATCTCGGCCGGCATCATCATGAACATCACCCCCACCGTGCTGCCGGAGGGTATGGTCCGGCTCGACGTCAGCGTGCAGGATTCCCTGTTCGTTCCCTCGGTCAGCCCCAACATCGCGGCCGAGGTGGACAAGAATCAGGCCAACACCGCGATGCTGGTGGAGAGCGGCCAGAGCATCATCATCGCCGGCCTCACCCTGAACCGTCAGACGACCAGCAACGCCGGGCTCCCGTGGCTCCGCCACGTGCCGCTCCTGAACCTGCTGGCGGCCAAACAGCAGGCCGAGACCACCCGGGCGGAGGTCATGGTCTTCGTGACGCCCCACGTCTGGTCCCCGGGGATGACGTCGCCGCTCGCCGAGCCCGACGCCTTCTCGTTCAGGAAGGACGACCGCGACCTGACCGACCTCGAGCGGTTCCGGCGCCCCTGAGCTGAACCTCGGAGGGGGTGTCGGAACACCCCCTCCGAGTTCAGGTCAGTGACCGAGGTAGCGGAACTGGATGTCGCGCCAGGCCGGCTGGGTCGTCACCCTCAGGAGCGCCACGTTCAGGCTCTCGCGGAGCGGGCTGCCCGTCGGCAGGGGAAAGGCGTAGAACTCGCGCTCCAGGAGGTCGGGCAGGACGTTGACGACGCCGCTGAACTCGCGCTGGATCTCGTACTTGAGGGCCGCCTCGCCGTGGACGAGGCCGTCGACCTCCTCTCGCGCGAGCGCCCGCACCGCATCGGCCAGGTGCGCGAACCTCCGTGCCTTGACGCGCTGGCGACGGAGGTATTCCACGGCCGGCGAGCCATCGACGACGGCCACCCGGAAGTTCCGCAGATCGGCCGCCGTCCGGATCTGCTCGAAGTGGCTGATCGCGACCCGGGCCGAGACGAAGCCGGTGAAGAACGTCACCAGGACGACGCTGACCAGCATCCAGGTGACGGCGACGACCCGCCCGGCCACCGTCATGGGGATCTTGTCTCCGTAGCCGACCCCGGTGAAGGTCACGGCCGACCACCACACGCCGGCGCCGATGCCGGAGACCGCGCCGCCGCCGAAGTCCTTGGGATTCCGCTGCCGCTCCAGGAGCCAGGTGACCGCTCCGGCGGCGACGAGGAGGGCCAGCCACCCGAGCAGGGCGCCGAGGAACGCCGGCGAGAGGAAGGCCCGGGCCAGGCTGGCCCAGCGAATGCCCTCCGGGCGCCGGGGCACGGCGATGCCGAGGCCGGTCGTGTAGAACATGTGGCTGAAGTCGACGCGCTGCTCCCGCTCCGGCGTGACGGCGACGGGCCCCACCAGCGCGTCGAGCCCCCCGGCCTCGACACCGGTCAGCGCCGCGTCCGGCTCCAGCTCCTGGAATCGATACTGGAGGCCGAGCTCGCGGGCGATCGCGTCCCAGAGGTCGACGGCGATCCCCTGCCACGTCCCTCCCGCCGACTTCATGGTGTAGGGCGGCGCCGAGAACACCCCGACGGTCAGCGTCCGGGCGGCGGGCGGCGTCTGGGCACTCGCGCTGCCGCTCGAGGCGGCGGCGAGCACGAGCGCGGATGCCGCGAGGAGGCGTCTTCCGAGGGTCAAGGCACGGTCTAGAGTAACTCACTTCACGGTGACGCTCTTGGCCAGGTTGCGCGGCTTGTCGGGGTCGTGGCCACGCAGCAGCGCCAGGTAATAGCCGAGCAGCTGAGCCGGCGCGGCGTTGACCAGGGCGGTGGCCGGGCCGAGGTCGGCCACCGGGATGTGATAGTCGAACGCCTCGTGGGGCTCCGGCGACACGCCGACGAGCATGGCGCCGCGGGCCTTCACCTCCATCGCCCCCGCCATGATGTCGTCGTGGGTCTCGTCGCGCGGAGCCACCACCAGGCAGGGCGTGCCCGGCTCGATCAGCGCGATCACGCCGTGCTTCAGCTCGCCGCCGGCGAAGCCCTCGGCGTGGACGTAGCTCACCTCCTTCACCTTCAGCGCCGCCTCGAGCGCGAGCGGATAGCTCGGGCCGCGCCCGATGACGAAGAGGTGGTCGCGGAGGTAGATCTCCTCGGCGATCCGGCGAATGAGGTCTCGCCGGTCGTCGGCGAGCAGGCGCTCGATCTCGTCGGCCGCGCCCTCCACCAGCGCGGCTCCGGCCGCGAGCTGCCCGGTCAGCTCGTAGGCGGTCAGCAGCAGGACGGCCAGCTTCGCGGTGAAGCTCTTGGTGGCCAGGACGCAGCGCTCGGGACCGGCCCCCAGCGGCACCGCGCAGTCAGCCAGGCGCCACAGCGTGGAGCCCTCGACATTGACCAGGGCGGCGATGCGCGCCCCGCGCTGCCGCGCCGCCCGCACCGAGTCGATGACGTCGATGGTTTCGCCGCTCTGGGACAGGGCCACCACCAGCGATCCGGCGGTGACGAAGTCGCCGAGGTACGAGAACTCCGACCCCGTGGCGAAGGTGACGCGGCGGCCGGCGATCCGGGCGAGGAAGTACTGGGCAGCCAGCGCGGCGTGGCCGGCTGTGCCGCAGCCCACGACGAAGACGTCGCGCGCGTCAGCCAGCATCGCCGCGAGCCGCCGCGCGTGCTCCCCCCAGCTCTGCCCGAGGCGCCGCAAGACCGCCGGCTGCTCGTGGATCTCCTTGGTCATGTAGTCCGGGTATCCGGCCAGCTCGGTGGCGGCCGCCTCCCACTGGACCTCCGTGATCTCGGGCACCAGCTCGCGGCCGGTCGACACGTCGAAGAGACGGTTGGTCTCGCGGCTGACCAGCACCGCCTGCTGATCCTCGACGAAGGTCACCCGGCGGGTGTGCTCGAGCAGGGCGCTGTAGTCCGAGGCGAGCATGTTGCCCTGCTCGCTCCAGCCGAGCACGAGGGGAGAGCCGCTCTTGGCGGCGGCGAGCCGGCCGTCGCGCGCGTCGAGGACGGCGATGGCATTGAGCCCCCGAAGCTGGCGGAAGGCGGCGATCGTGGCGGCCAGGAGCTGATCCGGGCCAGACGGCGTCTGGTTCAGACAGTCCTCGAGCAGGTGGGCGACCACCTCGGTGTCCGTCTCGGAACGGAACCGGTGGCCGGCCCGCGCCAGCGGGGCGCGCAGCTCTCGGTAGTTCGTGACGATGCCGTTGTGGACGAGGGCGAGGCGCCCGGCGCAGTCGAGGTGGGGGTGGGCATTGGGCTCGGTCACTCCGCCATGGGTCGCCCAGCGCGTGTGCCCGAGGCCCAGGGCGCTGGCCGGAAGCTCCGCGACCGCGTCACCGATCTTGCCGACGCGCTTGTCCATGACAACCTGGGTGCCGTGGGCGACGCCCACGCCCCAGGAGTCGTAGCCGCGATACTCGAGCTTCTTGAGCGCGCGGAGCACGATCCCCGCGGCGTCCTGCTGGATGCCCGCGTAGCCGAAGATTCCACACATGGCGCGCCTCCACCCGGGGAGAGAGGGTGCGTGGAATCTGGCGCCGCCGCGAGCAGGCCCGCTCGCGGCTCCCGAGCGCGCGATGCCGGGGTCCGGCCGTCCCCCGTCAGCGGGGGCAGCCCCGACGGCATCACAGAGGGCAAGGAGGAGTCGAGAGGCGGGTCAGCGTGACCCGCCGGCACCCTGGGCAGCCTTTGTCAGCGCGTCGCCGCGCTGGTTTGCTCTGCCCATCACGACCGTGCCCGCCGAGGGACCATCCGCCGAATGGTTCGATCGGTCCCTTCCTCGTCATCCGCCTGCGGCCAGGCGGACCAGGCGCTCATCCTGCGCGACTCCTCGATCCCGCTCAGATCACGCTCGCGCACCACCCCTTTCCCGATCAGCGGTCTGATTCCATCGTATCAGCGTCTCGCCCCCGGGCGCAATCCCATCCCGCCGAGTTTGAGGTATGCTGTTTCCGCTCCTCAGCGAAAGGACGCGCCTCGTGCCCTGGGACCCGGCCCAGTACCTGAAGTTCGCCGACCATCGCTTGCGGCCGGCGATCGATCTGTTGAACCGGATCGACGTCGCCGACCCGGCCGAGGTCTACGACCTGGGAGCCGGCGCCGGCAACGTGACCCGGCTGCTCAGGGCGCGGTGGCCGAACGCGCGCATCACCGGTGTCGACGAATCGCACGAGATGCTGGTGAAGGCGGCCGCGGGAGATCCGGAGATCGTCTGGCAGCGGGCCGACCTGGCGACCTGGCGCCCGGCGCGACCGGCCGACGTCATCTACTCCAACG
It includes:
- the glmS gene encoding glutamine--fructose-6-phosphate transaminase (isomerizing), with protein sequence MCGIFGYAGIQQDAAGIVLRALKKLEYRGYDSWGVGVAHGTQVVMDKRVGKIGDAVAELPASALGLGHTRWATHGGVTEPNAHPHLDCAGRLALVHNGIVTNYRELRAPLARAGHRFRSETDTEVVAHLLEDCLNQTPSGPDQLLAATIAAFRQLRGLNAIAVLDARDGRLAAAKSGSPLVLGWSEQGNMLASDYSALLEHTRRVTFVEDQQAVLVSRETNRLFDVSTGRELVPEITEVQWEAAATELAGYPDYMTKEIHEQPAVLRRLGQSWGEHARRLAAMLADARDVFVVGCGTAGHAALAAQYFLARIAGRRVTFATGSEFSYLGDFVTAGSLVVALSQSGETIDVIDSVRAARQRGARIAALVNVEGSTLWRLADCAVPLGAGPERCVLATKSFTAKLAVLLLTAYELTGQLAAGAALVEGAADEIERLLADDRRDLIRRIAEEIYLRDHLFVIGRGPSYPLALEAALKVKEVSYVHAEGFAGGELKHGVIALIEPGTPCLVVAPRDETHDDIMAGAMEVKARGAMLVGVSPEPHEAFDYHIPVADLGPATALVNAAPAQLLGYYLALLRGHDPDKPRNLAKSVTVK
- a CDS encoding transporter substrate-binding domain-containing protein; this encodes MTLGRRLLAASALVLAAASSGSASAQTPPAARTLTVGVFSAPPYTMKSAGGTWQGIAVDLWDAIARELGLQYRFQELEPDAALTGVEAGGLDALVGPVAVTPEREQRVDFSHMFYTTGLGIAVPRRPEGIRWASLARAFLSPAFLGALLGWLALLVAAGAVTWLLERQRNPKDFGGGAVSGIGAGVWWSAVTFTGVGYGDKIPMTVAGRVVAVTWMLVSVVLVTFFTGFVSARVAISHFEQIRTAADLRNFRVAVVDGSPAVEYLRRQRVKARRFAHLADAVRALAREEVDGLVHGEAALKYEIQREFSGVVNVLPDLLEREFYAFPLPTGSPLRESLNVALLRVTTQPAWRDIQFRYLGH